From Maylandia zebra isolate NMK-2024a linkage group LG11, Mzebra_GT3a, whole genome shotgun sequence, one genomic window encodes:
- the zhx1 gene encoding zinc fingers and homeoboxes protein 1 isoform X1 → MSSRRKSTTPCMVVPSDVVEQEQEEVEEKTEKTKEEDAGEEEEGKVKEGTEEGLTAEELGQAVVVVPAPPDSDEPGVSTVDNREAVGPSLKSSTTNPPEDLSSDQPTHEQQCDTPEEGGADPAAVAAISLSKTPIMRMKTKSEPKRIAVSLKSADEAAEAFGGGGDGELGGEQEPIEAPPGPITPVEMLMHDSMKLGGGGLLITPQFEQQRKSSILNPTVLPAGLAQVLSAFQAQQNTAAVQPQLLIPLSSIPSYSAAMDTNPLLGTTYKKFPYPSMAEISSLTAQTQFTEEQIKVWFSAQRLKHGVSWTPEEVEEARRKQFNGTVHTVPQTITVIPAHQLSAAANGLQSILQTCQIVGQPGLVFTQVGPGGNLPVTSPITLTVAGLPSQSQSSSRVSCQPTLTNSELKRATTIQPPSLSPQENSALSVDTFSMRPKKSKEQLAELKASYLKNHFVTDAEIARLMKLTNLTKGEIKKWFSDTRYNQRNSKNSHVIVFHDGGGRSGGTCSSAANTTIVIDSSDETPTSPHPPRTPPVKEKETRPKTWNPFPDFTLQKFKEKTPEQLVVLEESFEKNTTPSDEELSRLRTETKLTRREIDAWFTERRKMPSVSTSSPDSSEGGKIETDGAKAGEGGGTGATASSSPPASSSRKGSQTPPGNRTKHLPSSNKKDIKDKSKKTPEQLHILKSAFVRTQWPTPEEYDQLAEESGLPRSYIVSWFGDSRYSWKNGNLKWFFQYQSGNIEGPNSGGGSKLGSGSRKRRVRNRGWGRSRTRKQPRRSTSLSSDVDRPTPSKKFKTGKEILKEYYLKHHFLNEQDLDELVTKTNMSYEQVREWFAEVQRRLDGGLDPFLEPSAQRTDGDEGTQEEGEETQGESMATDEQTGAGQGDEEDEEEDEEEDGDDTDDSEVWEPSRSVKKSLSVSED, encoded by the exons ATGTCGAGCCGCCGGAAATCCACCACACCTTGCATGGTGGTGCCCTCTGATGTGGTTGAGCAGGAgcaagaggaggtggaggagaaaacagagaaaacgaAGGAGGAAGACgctggggaggaggaggagggaaaggTGAAGGAGGGAACGGAGGAGGGGCTGACTGCAGAGGAGCTGGGGCAGGCTGTAGTTGTTGTTCCTGCTCCACCAGATTCAG ATGAACCTGGTGTATCTACTGTAGACAACAGAGAGGCTGTCGGTCCGTCACTGAAAAGCAGCACTACAAATCCTCCTGAGGATCTGAGCAGCGATCAGCCCACCCACGAGCAACAGTGTGACACCCCTGAGGAGGGGGGAGCAGACCCCGCTGCAGTTGCTGCCATCTCTCTCAGCAAGACCCCGATCATGAGGATGAAGACCAAATCTGAACCCAAGAGAATCGCTGTGTCCCTGAAATCGGCAGACGAGGCAGCGGAGGCTTTTGGAGGAGGTGGCGATGGAGAGTTGGGTGGGGAGCAGGAACCCATTGAAGCTCCTCCGGGGCCGATAACGCCTGTGGAGATGCTCATGCACGACTCCATGAAGCTCGGGGGAGGCGGCTTGCTGATCACCCCTCAGTTTGAACAGCAGAGGAAGTCATCCATTTTAAATCCTACAGTCCTGCCTGCTGGTCTGGCACAG GTGCTCTCTGCCTTCCAGGCCCagcaaaacacagcagcagttcagcCCCAGCTGCTGATTCCACTTAGCAGCATCCCCTCCTACAGTGCCGCTATGGACACCAACCCTCTGCTGGGCACCACATATAAGAAGTTCCCTTACCCCTCCATGGCTGAGATCAGCAGCctgacagcacaaacacagttcaCAGAGGAACAGATCAag GTGTGGTTCTCAGCTCAGAGGCTGAAGCACGGTGTCAGCTGGACTCCAGAAGAAGTGGAAGAGGCCAGGAGGAAGCAGTTTAATGGCACGGTGCACACTGTGCCTCAGACTATCACTGTCATACCTGCTCACCAGCTGTCGGCTGCTGCTAACGGCCTGCAGTCCATCCTTCAGACCTGCCAGATAGTGGGCCAGCCTGGCCTCGTGTTCACACAG GTTGGCCCAGGAGGCAACCTTCCAGTGACCAGTCCCATCACCCTGACAGTGGCAGGGTTGCCTAGCCAGTCCCAGAGCTCCAGCAGAGTTTCCTGCCAGCCCACCCTGACAAACAGTGAGCTGAAGCGGGCTACCACTATCCAGCCTCCCTCTCTTTCACCACAG GAGAACTCAGCCCTCAGTGTTGACACATTCAGCATGCGACCTAAGAAATCCAAAGAGCAGCTGGCGGAGCTGAAAGCCAGCTACCTGAAGAACCACTTTGTCACAGATGCTGAAATTGCCCGATTGATGAAACTTACCAACCTGACGAAAGGGGAGATCAAAAAGTGGTTCAGTGACACCAGGTACAACCAGCGCAACTCCAAGAACAGCCACGTCATCGTGTTTCACGACGGAGGTGGTAGAAGCGGGGGCACATGTAGCAGCGCTGCTAACACCACCATTGTTATCGACTCCAGCGACGAGACCCCGACATCACCCCATCCTCCACGTACACCTCCCGTGAAGGAGAAGGAGACCCGTCCCAAAACGTGGAACCCGTTTCCAGACTTTACCCTGCAGAAGTTTAAGGAGAAGACGCCGGAGCAGCTTGTGGTGCTGGAGGAGAGTTTTGAGAAGAACACCACACCTTCAGATGAAGAGCTGAGCCGTCTGAGGACGGAGACTAAACTTACACGGAGGGAAATTGACGCCTGGTTCACCGAGAGACGAAAAATGCCATCCGTCAGCACCTCGTCTCCAGATTCCTCTGAAGGAGGAAAAATAGAAACAGATGGAGCAAAAGCAGGAGAAGGGGGAGGAACAGGAGCAACGGCCTCTTCTTCACCTCCTGCCTCCTCATCTCGAAAAGGTAGTCAAACTCCTCCTGGGAATCGCACCAAGCATTTGCCCAGCAGCAACAAGAAGGACATTAAGGACAAGAGTAAAAAGACTCCGGAGCAGCTCCATATTCTGAAAAGTGCCTTTGTTAGGACCCAGTGGCCCACACCAGAGGAGTACGATCAGCTGGCAGAGGAAAGCGGCCTTCCTCGCTCCTACATTGTCAGCTGGTTCGGAGACTCTCGGTATTCCTGGAAGAACGGAAACCTGAAGTGGTTCTTTCAATACCAAAGTGGCAACATCGAAGGACCAAACAGCGGAGGTGGGAGTAAACTGGGAAGCGGCAGTCGGAAAAGACGTGTACGAAATCGTGGGTGGGGACGATCCCGAACCAGGAAGCAGCCAAGAAGGTCCACCTCTTTAAGTTCGGATGTCGACCGGCCAACCCCATCAAAGAAGTTCAAGACTGGGAAGGAGATCCTGAAGGAGTACTACTTGAAGCACCACTTCCTGAATGAGCAAGATCTGGACGAGCTTGTCACCAAGACCAACATGAGCTATGAACAG GTGAGGGAGTGGTTCGCCGAGGTGCAGCGACGCTTGGATGGGGGGTTAGATCCTTTCCTGGAACCGAGCGCACAGAGGACTGATGGAGACGAAGGAACAcaggaggaaggagaggagaCGCAGGGAGAGTCAATGGCCACCGACGAGCAGACAGGCGCAGGGCAGGGAGAtgaagaagatgaggaggaggacgaggaggaggatggTGATGACACAGACGACAGTGAGGTTTGGGAGCCATCACGCAGCGTCAAGAAATCTTTGTCCGTTTCTGAAGACTAG
- the zhx1 gene encoding zinc fingers and homeoboxes protein 1 isoform X2 produces MSSRRKSTTPCMVVPSDVVEQEQEEVEEKTEKTKEEDAGEEEEGKVKEGTEEGLTAEELGQAVVVVPAPPDSDEPGVSTVDNREAVGPSLKSSTTNPPEDLSSDQPTHEQQCDTPEEGGADPAAVAAISLSKTPIMRMKTKSEPKRIAVSLKSADEAAEAFGGGGDGELGGEQEPIEAPPGPITPVEMLMHDSMKLGGGGLLITPQFEQQRKSSILNPTVLPAGLAQVLSAFQAQQNTAAVQPQLLIPLSSIPSYSAAMDTNPLLGTTYKKFPYPSMAEISSLTAQTQFTEEQIKVWFSAQRLKHGVSWTPEEVEEARRKQFNGTVHTVPQTITVIPAHQLSAAANGLQSILQTCQIVGQPGLVFTQVGPGGNLPVTSPITLTVAGLPSQSQSSSRVSCQPTLTNSELKRATTIQPPSLSPQENSALSVDTFSMRPKKSKEQLAELKASYLKNHFVTDAEIARLMKLTNLTKGEIKKWFSDTRYNQRNSKNSHVIVFHDGGGRSGGTCSSAANTTIVIDSSDETPTSPHPPRTPPVKEKETRPKTWNPFPDFTLQKFKEKTPEQLVVLEESFEKNTTPSDEELSRLRTETKLTRREIDAWFTERRKMPSVSTSSPDSSEGGKIETDGAKAGEGGGTGATASSSPPASSSRKGSQTPPGNRTKHLPSSNKKDIKDKSKKTPEQLHILKSAFVRTQWPTPEEYDQLAEESGLPRSYIVSWFGDSRYSWKNGNLKWFFQYQSGNIEGPNSGGGSKLGSGSRKRRVRNRGWGRSRTRKQPRRSTSLSSDVDRPTPSKKFKTGKEILKEYYLKHHFLNEQDLDELVTKTNMSYEQLIQPNGRMQWFSVIQVIVV; encoded by the exons ATGTCGAGCCGCCGGAAATCCACCACACCTTGCATGGTGGTGCCCTCTGATGTGGTTGAGCAGGAgcaagaggaggtggaggagaaaacagagaaaacgaAGGAGGAAGACgctggggaggaggaggagggaaaggTGAAGGAGGGAACGGAGGAGGGGCTGACTGCAGAGGAGCTGGGGCAGGCTGTAGTTGTTGTTCCTGCTCCACCAGATTCAG ATGAACCTGGTGTATCTACTGTAGACAACAGAGAGGCTGTCGGTCCGTCACTGAAAAGCAGCACTACAAATCCTCCTGAGGATCTGAGCAGCGATCAGCCCACCCACGAGCAACAGTGTGACACCCCTGAGGAGGGGGGAGCAGACCCCGCTGCAGTTGCTGCCATCTCTCTCAGCAAGACCCCGATCATGAGGATGAAGACCAAATCTGAACCCAAGAGAATCGCTGTGTCCCTGAAATCGGCAGACGAGGCAGCGGAGGCTTTTGGAGGAGGTGGCGATGGAGAGTTGGGTGGGGAGCAGGAACCCATTGAAGCTCCTCCGGGGCCGATAACGCCTGTGGAGATGCTCATGCACGACTCCATGAAGCTCGGGGGAGGCGGCTTGCTGATCACCCCTCAGTTTGAACAGCAGAGGAAGTCATCCATTTTAAATCCTACAGTCCTGCCTGCTGGTCTGGCACAG GTGCTCTCTGCCTTCCAGGCCCagcaaaacacagcagcagttcagcCCCAGCTGCTGATTCCACTTAGCAGCATCCCCTCCTACAGTGCCGCTATGGACACCAACCCTCTGCTGGGCACCACATATAAGAAGTTCCCTTACCCCTCCATGGCTGAGATCAGCAGCctgacagcacaaacacagttcaCAGAGGAACAGATCAag GTGTGGTTCTCAGCTCAGAGGCTGAAGCACGGTGTCAGCTGGACTCCAGAAGAAGTGGAAGAGGCCAGGAGGAAGCAGTTTAATGGCACGGTGCACACTGTGCCTCAGACTATCACTGTCATACCTGCTCACCAGCTGTCGGCTGCTGCTAACGGCCTGCAGTCCATCCTTCAGACCTGCCAGATAGTGGGCCAGCCTGGCCTCGTGTTCACACAG GTTGGCCCAGGAGGCAACCTTCCAGTGACCAGTCCCATCACCCTGACAGTGGCAGGGTTGCCTAGCCAGTCCCAGAGCTCCAGCAGAGTTTCCTGCCAGCCCACCCTGACAAACAGTGAGCTGAAGCGGGCTACCACTATCCAGCCTCCCTCTCTTTCACCACAG GAGAACTCAGCCCTCAGTGTTGACACATTCAGCATGCGACCTAAGAAATCCAAAGAGCAGCTGGCGGAGCTGAAAGCCAGCTACCTGAAGAACCACTTTGTCACAGATGCTGAAATTGCCCGATTGATGAAACTTACCAACCTGACGAAAGGGGAGATCAAAAAGTGGTTCAGTGACACCAGGTACAACCAGCGCAACTCCAAGAACAGCCACGTCATCGTGTTTCACGACGGAGGTGGTAGAAGCGGGGGCACATGTAGCAGCGCTGCTAACACCACCATTGTTATCGACTCCAGCGACGAGACCCCGACATCACCCCATCCTCCACGTACACCTCCCGTGAAGGAGAAGGAGACCCGTCCCAAAACGTGGAACCCGTTTCCAGACTTTACCCTGCAGAAGTTTAAGGAGAAGACGCCGGAGCAGCTTGTGGTGCTGGAGGAGAGTTTTGAGAAGAACACCACACCTTCAGATGAAGAGCTGAGCCGTCTGAGGACGGAGACTAAACTTACACGGAGGGAAATTGACGCCTGGTTCACCGAGAGACGAAAAATGCCATCCGTCAGCACCTCGTCTCCAGATTCCTCTGAAGGAGGAAAAATAGAAACAGATGGAGCAAAAGCAGGAGAAGGGGGAGGAACAGGAGCAACGGCCTCTTCTTCACCTCCTGCCTCCTCATCTCGAAAAGGTAGTCAAACTCCTCCTGGGAATCGCACCAAGCATTTGCCCAGCAGCAACAAGAAGGACATTAAGGACAAGAGTAAAAAGACTCCGGAGCAGCTCCATATTCTGAAAAGTGCCTTTGTTAGGACCCAGTGGCCCACACCAGAGGAGTACGATCAGCTGGCAGAGGAAAGCGGCCTTCCTCGCTCCTACATTGTCAGCTGGTTCGGAGACTCTCGGTATTCCTGGAAGAACGGAAACCTGAAGTGGTTCTTTCAATACCAAAGTGGCAACATCGAAGGACCAAACAGCGGAGGTGGGAGTAAACTGGGAAGCGGCAGTCGGAAAAGACGTGTACGAAATCGTGGGTGGGGACGATCCCGAACCAGGAAGCAGCCAAGAAGGTCCACCTCTTTAAGTTCGGATGTCGACCGGCCAACCCCATCAAAGAAGTTCAAGACTGGGAAGGAGATCCTGAAGGAGTACTACTTGAAGCACCACTTCCTGAATGAGCAAGATCTGGACGAGCTTGTCACCAAGACCAACATGAGCTATGAACAG CTCATCCAGCCAAATGGACGGATGCAATG gttctcagtcatccaggtcatcgtagtctaa
- the zhx1 gene encoding zinc fingers and homeoboxes protein 1 isoform X3 yields the protein MSSRRKSTTPCMVVPSDVVEQEQEEVEEKTEKTKEEDAGEEEEGKVKEGTEEGLTAEELGQAVVVVPAPPDSDEPGVSTVDNREAVGPSLKSSTTNPPEDLSSDQPTHEQQCDTPEEGGADPAAVAAISLSKTPIMRMKTKSEPKRIAVSLKSADEAAEAFGGGGDGELGGEQEPIEAPPGPITPVEMLMHDSMKLGGGGLLITPQFEQQRKSSILNPTVLPAGLAQVLSAFQAQQNTAAVQPQLLIPLSSIPSYSAAMDTNPLLGTTYKKFPYPSMAEISSLTAQTQFTEEQIKVWFSAQRLKHGVSWTPEEVEEARRKQFNGTVHTVPQTITVIPAHQLSAAANGLQSILQTCQIVGQPGLVFTQVGPGGNLPVTSPITLTVAGLPSQSQSSSRVSCQPTLTNSELKRATTIQPPSLSPQENSALSVDTFSMRPKKSKEQLAELKASYLKNHFVTDAEIARLMKLTNLTKGEIKKWFSDTRYNQRNSKNSHVIVFHDGGGRSGGTCSSAANTTIVIDSSDETPTSPHPPRTPPVKEKETRPKTWNPFPDFTLQKFKEKTPEQLVVLEESFEKNTTPSDEELSRLRTETKLTRREIDAWFTERRKMPSVSTSSPDSSEGGKIETDGAKAGEGGGTGATASSSPPASSSRKGSQTPPGNRTKHLPSSNKKDIKDKSKKTPEQLHILKSAFVRTQWPTPEEYDQLAEESGLPRSYIVSWFGDSRYSWKNGNLKWFFQYQSGNIEGPNSGGGSKLGSGSRKRRVRNRGWGRSRTRKQPRRSTSLSSDVDRPTPSKKFKTGKEILKEYYLKHHFLNEQDLDELVTKTNMSYEQLIQPNGRMQW from the exons ATGTCGAGCCGCCGGAAATCCACCACACCTTGCATGGTGGTGCCCTCTGATGTGGTTGAGCAGGAgcaagaggaggtggaggagaaaacagagaaaacgaAGGAGGAAGACgctggggaggaggaggagggaaaggTGAAGGAGGGAACGGAGGAGGGGCTGACTGCAGAGGAGCTGGGGCAGGCTGTAGTTGTTGTTCCTGCTCCACCAGATTCAG ATGAACCTGGTGTATCTACTGTAGACAACAGAGAGGCTGTCGGTCCGTCACTGAAAAGCAGCACTACAAATCCTCCTGAGGATCTGAGCAGCGATCAGCCCACCCACGAGCAACAGTGTGACACCCCTGAGGAGGGGGGAGCAGACCCCGCTGCAGTTGCTGCCATCTCTCTCAGCAAGACCCCGATCATGAGGATGAAGACCAAATCTGAACCCAAGAGAATCGCTGTGTCCCTGAAATCGGCAGACGAGGCAGCGGAGGCTTTTGGAGGAGGTGGCGATGGAGAGTTGGGTGGGGAGCAGGAACCCATTGAAGCTCCTCCGGGGCCGATAACGCCTGTGGAGATGCTCATGCACGACTCCATGAAGCTCGGGGGAGGCGGCTTGCTGATCACCCCTCAGTTTGAACAGCAGAGGAAGTCATCCATTTTAAATCCTACAGTCCTGCCTGCTGGTCTGGCACAG GTGCTCTCTGCCTTCCAGGCCCagcaaaacacagcagcagttcagcCCCAGCTGCTGATTCCACTTAGCAGCATCCCCTCCTACAGTGCCGCTATGGACACCAACCCTCTGCTGGGCACCACATATAAGAAGTTCCCTTACCCCTCCATGGCTGAGATCAGCAGCctgacagcacaaacacagttcaCAGAGGAACAGATCAag GTGTGGTTCTCAGCTCAGAGGCTGAAGCACGGTGTCAGCTGGACTCCAGAAGAAGTGGAAGAGGCCAGGAGGAAGCAGTTTAATGGCACGGTGCACACTGTGCCTCAGACTATCACTGTCATACCTGCTCACCAGCTGTCGGCTGCTGCTAACGGCCTGCAGTCCATCCTTCAGACCTGCCAGATAGTGGGCCAGCCTGGCCTCGTGTTCACACAG GTTGGCCCAGGAGGCAACCTTCCAGTGACCAGTCCCATCACCCTGACAGTGGCAGGGTTGCCTAGCCAGTCCCAGAGCTCCAGCAGAGTTTCCTGCCAGCCCACCCTGACAAACAGTGAGCTGAAGCGGGCTACCACTATCCAGCCTCCCTCTCTTTCACCACAG GAGAACTCAGCCCTCAGTGTTGACACATTCAGCATGCGACCTAAGAAATCCAAAGAGCAGCTGGCGGAGCTGAAAGCCAGCTACCTGAAGAACCACTTTGTCACAGATGCTGAAATTGCCCGATTGATGAAACTTACCAACCTGACGAAAGGGGAGATCAAAAAGTGGTTCAGTGACACCAGGTACAACCAGCGCAACTCCAAGAACAGCCACGTCATCGTGTTTCACGACGGAGGTGGTAGAAGCGGGGGCACATGTAGCAGCGCTGCTAACACCACCATTGTTATCGACTCCAGCGACGAGACCCCGACATCACCCCATCCTCCACGTACACCTCCCGTGAAGGAGAAGGAGACCCGTCCCAAAACGTGGAACCCGTTTCCAGACTTTACCCTGCAGAAGTTTAAGGAGAAGACGCCGGAGCAGCTTGTGGTGCTGGAGGAGAGTTTTGAGAAGAACACCACACCTTCAGATGAAGAGCTGAGCCGTCTGAGGACGGAGACTAAACTTACACGGAGGGAAATTGACGCCTGGTTCACCGAGAGACGAAAAATGCCATCCGTCAGCACCTCGTCTCCAGATTCCTCTGAAGGAGGAAAAATAGAAACAGATGGAGCAAAAGCAGGAGAAGGGGGAGGAACAGGAGCAACGGCCTCTTCTTCACCTCCTGCCTCCTCATCTCGAAAAGGTAGTCAAACTCCTCCTGGGAATCGCACCAAGCATTTGCCCAGCAGCAACAAGAAGGACATTAAGGACAAGAGTAAAAAGACTCCGGAGCAGCTCCATATTCTGAAAAGTGCCTTTGTTAGGACCCAGTGGCCCACACCAGAGGAGTACGATCAGCTGGCAGAGGAAAGCGGCCTTCCTCGCTCCTACATTGTCAGCTGGTTCGGAGACTCTCGGTATTCCTGGAAGAACGGAAACCTGAAGTGGTTCTTTCAATACCAAAGTGGCAACATCGAAGGACCAAACAGCGGAGGTGGGAGTAAACTGGGAAGCGGCAGTCGGAAAAGACGTGTACGAAATCGTGGGTGGGGACGATCCCGAACCAGGAAGCAGCCAAGAAGGTCCACCTCTTTAAGTTCGGATGTCGACCGGCCAACCCCATCAAAGAAGTTCAAGACTGGGAAGGAGATCCTGAAGGAGTACTACTTGAAGCACCACTTCCTGAATGAGCAAGATCTGGACGAGCTTGTCACCAAGACCAACATGAGCTATGAACAG CTCATCCAGCCAAATGGACGGATGCAATG GTGA
- the LOC112430037 gene encoding uncharacterized protein LOC112430037 → MLWSLLFITLIGRSTQKDPVTSSGCSPGWETIKLDDKVAFQSSVYTHNGVNYTADRALDGNYLTFSATEYENISWWTVDLFGLYEISCISINKMDPFKVDLSSAHILIGNSSERNAADTTECATINTTSGENKTFNCENGPKWGRYVTVYQNTSGGILILCEVTMKGRKKEPFKLIKENKTWADARYHCREEHMDLVSILDNKTQVWVGLEAQKADTPFVWLGLQYICGFDFWIWVNDQCVFFDQWAPDDTRTAVCGMNTAMNTSGNHLWYKKSVYDKYNFICAV, encoded by the exons ATGCTGTGGAGTCTGTTGTTCATCACTTTGATTG GAAGATCAACTCAAAAGGATCCAG TTACATCATCAGGATGTAGTCCAGGATGGGAAACTATCAAACTGGATGACAAAGTGGCATTTCAGTCTTCAGTCTACACACACAATGGTGTCAACTACACTGCTGACAGAGCTTTGGATGGAAATTATTTGACATTTTCTGCCACTGAATATGAAAACATCAGCTGGTGGACAGTTGACTTATTTGGTCTATATGAAATTTCCTGCATCAGCATTAACAAAATGGATCCTTTCAAAGTTGATCTAAGTAGCGCTCACATCCTCATCGGGAACTCATCTGAGAGAAATGCTGCTGACACCACTGA GTGTGCAACAATCAACACAACTAgtggagaaaataaaacatttaactgTGAAAATGGACCAAAGTGGGGGCGTTATGTAACTGTGTACCAAAACACATCGGGAGGAATTTTAATTCTGTGTGAGGTGACGatgaaaggcagaaaaaaag agCCCTTTAAACTGATTAAAGAGAACAAGACATGGGCAGACGCCCGGTACCACTGCAGAGAGGAACACATGGATCTGGTTTCCATCCTTGATAACAAGACCCAGGTCTGGGTTGGGTTGGAGGCTCAGAAGGCTGACACTCCCTTTGTCTGGCTGGGTCTTCAATACATCTGTGGCTTCGACTTCTGGATCTGGGTCAACGATCAGTGTGTATTTTTTGATCAGTGGGCTCCAGATGACACAAGAACAGCAGTCTGTGGCATGAACACTGCCATGAATACAAGTGGGAACCATTTGTGGTACAAGAAGTCTGTTTATGATAAATATAATTTCATCTGTGCAGTGTAA